A window of Nicotiana sylvestris chromosome 8, ASM39365v2, whole genome shotgun sequence genomic DNA:
CCAAGAAAGTCAATACAATGGAGGGAGTTAGTATAATGGTAAACAAGAGAAGGTAAAAAGGTCCTCAAGTGTAAACCCGTGTTGAAAATTATGTGCAAGATGATAGTGAGTTTGATCAAGATGAATCTtagaatgaaaaagaagaagaagtacaatatgtgaacaacttccaagggtaaagaaacaacaatcaaggcccgaatcaacaacaatggcaACCATAAGGAAACCAAGGGAATTGAAACTCAAACAATCAAAGTaattggaacaatcaaaacaaccaagggaatgggaaaaatcaaagaaattataatggtcaaaataaccaaggcaattggagtggcaATAGTCAAGGATATTGGGGAGGCAACAACCAAGGAGGGTGGAGAAATAACCAAGGAAAATGGGGGTAGCGTTTTCAAAGGCTCCCGATGTATCAAGAACCAAGCAACCCACCTCCATATCCTTCACAAGGTCcgagttcttccaacaatgagttGGGACGAATTGAGAACATGTTTAAACAACTGATGGAGAAGAATGTCGACTCCGATGCTCAACTAGCCTATCACAACACTTCAATTCGCAATTTGGAAGTTCAATTGGGACAAATCTTGCAAGCTTTAAACACTCACCCTaaggggcactaccaagtgatacggtggtgaacacaaagggtgggaacaacacaGGACATGTCATTGCCGTTACTAAAAGGAGTGGAAAAGGTGGGGATGCAATCACCTCAAGTCAAAAGAAAATTGTGGATGATGAGCAATTGGTACATGAAGATGAGATGCTAAGTAATGAAGTGAAATCAAATGAtgaggtgagaattgatattaATGACAATGTGGAGGAGACTCATGAGGAAGTGAACCCATCTAGGTAGCACATTGTTAACATACCAGAACTGGTATTGCCAAAGGCTAAGGAAtcaatgccaaggcctcctcctccataccctcaaaggcttgccaaGCAAAATGGAGAGAAccaatttaaaaagttcattgacatgatgaagagtctaTCTATAAACGTGCCATTGGTTGAGGCGTTAGAGtaaatgtcgggttatgcaaagttcatgaaggacttggtgaatAAGAAGAGATTGACTAagtgtgaaactataaagatgacacatcaagtgagtgAAATTGTGAACTCAAAGGCTCCTAAATTGGAAGATATCGAGGCTTTCATAATCCCTTATACCATTGAGAGTGTCGACTTTGCTAAAGCTTTATAtgatcttggggcaagtatcaacttgatgtccTATTCGGTTTTCAAAACATTGGTATTTGggaaaccaagacccacatctatgagattacaaatgaCGAATCGTACCATGAAGAGACCGTTGGGTAtcattgatgatgtgttggttcgtgttgataaattcacCCTCCCAAAGGAttttgttattcttgattgtgaagttGACTAGAGGTGCAGATTTATTCTTGGGAGAA
This region includes:
- the LOC138874817 gene encoding uncharacterized protein translates to MSGYAKFMKDLVNKKRLTKCETIKMTHQVSEIVNSKAPKLEDIEAFIIPYTIESVDFAKALYDLGASINLMSYSVFKTLVFGKPRPTSMRLQMTNRTMKRPLGIIDDVLVRVDKFTLPKDFVILDCEVD